The following are encoded in a window of Methanobrevibacter sp. V74 genomic DNA:
- a CDS encoding NAD+ synthase, with the protein MSKIPELNVEQTKTDIIKFIKGKVDESKTDGIVIGLSGGIDSTLVAYLACEALGKDKVFGILMPSTTTPTEDKLHGVEITQILGIEHEEIDIDSILNEYLSMTQLEENKLAIGNLKARIRMSIIYYYANAKNYLVSGTGNKSEILIGYFTKHGDGACDIEPIGELYKSDVYKLSEYLDVPQDIINKPPRAGLLNNQTDEEEIGMSYELLDQILHLYTEKFVINTKIAQYLDIPVDDVDMIIDKVIRNQHKSKVPESPKKTIN; encoded by the coding sequence ATTAGTAAAATTCCAGAATTAAATGTAGAACAAACAAAAACCGACATTATCAAATTCATTAAAGGCAAAGTCGATGAATCTAAAACTGATGGAATAGTAATAGGTTTAAGTGGTGGAATTGATTCAACACTTGTTGCATACCTTGCTTGTGAAGCATTAGGAAAAGATAAAGTATTTGGAATTTTAATGCCATCTACAACAACCCCAACAGAAGATAAGCTTCATGGTGTAGAAATAACACAAATTTTAGGTATAGAACATGAAGAAATAGATATTGATAGCATTTTAAATGAATATCTATCCATGACACAGCTTGAAGAAAATAAACTAGCAATCGGAAACCTTAAGGCTAGAATCAGAATGTCAATCATTTATTATTATGCAAATGCTAAAAATTATCTTGTAAGTGGAACAGGCAATAAAAGCGAAATTCTTATTGGTTACTTTACAAAACATGGAGATGGTGCATGTGACATTGAGCCAATTGGAGAGCTATATAAAAGCGATGTCTACAAATTAAGTGAATATCTGGATGTTCCACAAGACATTATTAATAAGCCTCCACGTGCAGGATTGTTGAATAATCAAACTGATGAAGAGGAAATTGGAATGAGTTATGAGTTACTTGATCAAATTCTTCATTTATACACCGAAAAATTTGTTATAAATACCAAAATAGCTCAATATTTAGATATTCCGGTTGATGACGTTGATATGATAATTGATAAAGTTATAAGGAACCAGCACAAAAGCAAAGTTCCTGAAAGCCCTAAAAAAACAATAAATTAA
- a CDS encoding cobalt-precorrin-7 (C(5))-methyltransferase — protein sequence MTGKIYIVGIGPGSSEYLTKKAIDTVKMSDYTVGSTRAIDLFDDAPGKLAFNVKELLDTLEKGVELAVEGNIVSILSTGDPGFSGVLNTVLRISGEKNFPKNSIEVIPGISSLQLAAAKCHIQWDDANVMTFHGRENIEDILPVINNGKKTIALPSRKVKDMAQFLLDNGVEKDREVVVCERLSYPDEKIVSATLEDIAQSEFTYMCIMLINE from the coding sequence ATGACTGGTAAAATTTATATTGTTGGCATTGGTCCTGGATCTAGCGAATATTTAACAAAAAAGGCCATAGATACTGTTAAAATGAGTGATTATACTGTTGGAAGCACACGTGCTATTGATTTATTTGATGATGCACCGGGAAAACTTGCATTTAATGTTAAAGAATTATTAGATACATTAGAAAAAGGTGTTGAACTTGCAGTTGAAGGAAATATCGTATCCATATTATCAACTGGAGATCCTGGTTTTTCAGGAGTTTTAAATACCGTTTTAAGAATTTCGGGTGAAAAAAATTTCCCAAAAAACAGTATTGAAGTAATTCCCGGAATTAGTTCTCTTCAGCTTGCAGCTGCAAAATGCCACATTCAATGGGACGACGCTAATGTAATGACTTTCCATGGCAGGGAAAATATAGAAGACATCTTGCCTGTGATTAATAATGGTAAAAAAACTATTGCACTGCCTTCCCGTAAAGTTAAAGACATGGCACAATTCTTACTTGACAATGGTGTTGAAAAAGACCGTGAAGTTGTAGTTTGTGAACGTTTAAGTTATCCTGATGAAAAAATTGTTTCAGCAACATTAGAAGATATTGCTCAAAGTGAATTTACCTATATGTGCATTATGCTAATTAATGAATAA
- a CDS encoding TRC40/GET3/ArsA family transport-energizing ATPase: MAFKDYFKFNKDKTTFIFVGGKGGVGKTSVSSATALWLAEQGKKTLIVSTDPAHSLSDSLEVPIGNYPREIKTNLFAVEIDPDVAMAQKQAQLDAQKQANPDDAGGLLGMDFLTDQLDMVSSSPGADEAAAFEMFMSVMNSDEYDVVVFDTAPTGHTLRLLSFPEVMDSWVGKMMLLKAKLGTATNSLKKIMPFMDAVDDPQTSEDLKRTKEQIDKAKGILSDPDRTTFKMVVIPEEMSIYESERALEALNKHDITVDSVIVNQVMPDICDCDFCHSRHKLQQKRLALIDQKFPDQYIAEIPLFKDEVKGQEKLLNLAHILYDDQDNDEVVQEPIQL; encoded by the coding sequence TTGGCTTTTAAAGATTATTTCAAATTCAATAAAGATAAAACAACTTTTATTTTCGTAGGTGGAAAAGGAGGAGTTGGAAAAACTTCAGTATCATCTGCTACTGCATTATGGTTAGCAGAACAAGGCAAAAAAACATTGATTGTATCAACAGACCCTGCCCATTCATTATCCGATTCCCTTGAAGTTCCAATTGGAAATTATCCACGTGAAATCAAAACCAATTTGTTTGCTGTTGAAATTGACCCTGACGTGGCAATGGCTCAAAAGCAAGCACAATTAGATGCTCAAAAGCAAGCAAATCCTGATGATGCTGGCGGTTTGTTAGGTATGGATTTCTTAACTGATCAATTAGATATGGTGTCTTCATCTCCAGGTGCAGATGAAGCCGCTGCATTTGAAATGTTTATGAGTGTAATGAATTCAGATGAATATGATGTTGTTGTATTTGATACGGCACCAACAGGACATACATTAAGATTATTGTCCTTCCCTGAAGTTATGGACTCATGGGTAGGAAAAATGATGTTACTTAAAGCAAAATTGGGCACTGCAACTAATTCACTTAAAAAAATCATGCCATTCATGGATGCAGTAGATGATCCTCAAACTTCTGAAGATTTAAAAAGAACTAAAGAACAAATTGACAAAGCAAAAGGAATATTATCTGACCCTGATAGGACAACATTCAAAATGGTTGTAATTCCAGAAGAAATGTCAATTTATGAGTCTGAAAGAGCTTTGGAAGCGCTTAACAAACATGATATCACTGTTGATAGCGTTATTGTAAATCAAGTAATGCCTGATATTTGTGACTGTGATTTCTGTCACTCTAGACATAAATTACAACAAAAAAGATTAGCTCTAATTGACCAAAAATTCCCAGACCAATACATTGCTGAAATTCCATTATTTAAAGATGAAGTTAAAGGTCAGGAGAAATTACTAAATCTTGCTCATATTCTATACGATGATCAGGACAATGATGAAGTAGTTCAAGAACCTATTCAATTGTAA